From the genome of Colletotrichum higginsianum IMI 349063 chromosome 4, whole genome shotgun sequence, one region includes:
- a CDS encoding L-amino-acid oxidase — MARWFLSFIAGSVLAAASGLPMKLETRSAVTSRVSNIHITIEEPVEETVTFTYGSCRGVSLDDAHHTIVKSEVRDSQRLVWVLPEDASSDGCISAWGTSGKLLGRSEPQTLHHNWKRPIHMGNDTGIDTLGAWFEGVNLLKDKEPAAVDVDAAKSKQVAIVGAGMAGLMSYLVLSQAGMTNISIIEAGQRLGGRVHTEYLSGGPFDYSYQEMGPMRFPEHYVDPKTNTTYNITDHQLVFQLAAEMNDLNNHDKNLSVDFIPWIQSNRNGLSYKNGIKLDNGLPPTLAQIAANSSLAVASVLDDSTNALSEKMDQYLPGSDFSVRMAQNMFKAHREFLDSGLQGLGGDVWSEYAFMVNYLKGSLNSTDALGSYSATSFWDTLYEGMYFQAATYKTIDGGLSRLPQAFHPLVDDVTTMNRKIERVQFDTDNSRVNLEWRESFKNQTFESASYDYALLAVPFSIIRKWRLPSLPLTISNAIKELPYTSACKVALEFSERFWEHYENPIVGGCSTTSDIPGIGSTCYPSYNINGTGPATMLASYISGDWGHRWASVSEEEHVQYVLDAMVEIHGENTRDLYTGKYNRRCWVLDPLESGSWVSPVAGQHQLYIPEYFKTYNNMIFIGEHTSYTHAWISSALDSGIRGAVQLLLELGLVDEAKAAVNKWMARWIDITSNHYIQRLSSKSNIRNHLWPDLHS, encoded by the exons ATGGCTCGGTGGTTTCTCTCCTTCATCGCCGGAAGCGTCCTCGCGGCTGCTTCTGGTCTTCCTATGAAGCTCGAGACACGAAGCGCAGTCACTTCCCGTGTTTCCAACATCCACATCACCATCGAGGAGCCCGTCGAAGAGACAGTGACCTTCACCTACGGCTCGTGCCGGGGTGTCTCGCTGGACGATGCTCATCACACCATCGTCAAGTCCGAGGTCCGCGACTCTCAGCGTCTCGTCTGGGTTCTCCCGGAAGATGCCTCGTCTGATGGGTGTATTTCAGCATGGGGTACTTCTGGCAAGCTGTTGGGCCGGAGTGAGCCTCAGACGCTGCATCACAACTGGAAGCGTC CCATCCACATGGGCAATGACACCGGCATCGACACTCTTGGAGCCTGGTTCGAGGGTGTCAACCTcctcaaggacaaggagcccgccgccgtcgatgtcgacgccgccaagtcAAAGCaggtcgccatcgtcggcgccggcatggcGGGACTGATGAGCTACCTCGTCCTCTCCCAAGCCGGCATGAccaacatcagcatcatTGAGGCTGGCCAAcgtctcggcggccgcgtACACACCGAGTACCTGAGCGGCGGCCCCTTCGACTACTCCTATCAGGAGATGGGTCCCATGCGCTTCCCGGAGCACTACGTCGACCCCAAAACCAACACGACCTACAACATCACCGACCACCAGCTCGTcttccagctcgccgccgagatgaACGATCTCAACAACCACGACAAGAACCTGAGCGTAGACTTCATCCCTTGGATCCAGAGTAACCGGAACGGTCTGTCATACAAGAACGGCATCAAGCTCGACAACGGCCTGCCGCCGACCCTCGCCCAGATCGCCGCCAACTCATCTCTTGCGGTTGCCAGCGTCCTTGACGACTCCACCAACGCCCTGTCCGAGAAGATGGACCAGTACCTCCCCGGCAGCGACTTCTCGGTTCGCATGGCCCAAAACATGTTCAAGGCCCACCGAGAGTTCCTCGACTCGGGTCTCCAAGGCCTTGGAGGAGACGTTTGGTCCGAGTATGCCTTCATGGTGAACTACCTCAAGGGCTCCCTCAACTCGACCGACGCTCTCGGCAGCTACTCGGCCACTTCTTTCTGGGACACTCTCTACGAGGGCATGTACTTCCAGGCCGCGACCTACAAGACTATCGACGGCGGTCTCAGCCGTCTCCCTCAGGCCTTCCAccccctcgtcgacgacgtcacCACGATGAACCGCAAGATCGAGCGCGTGCAGTTTGACACGGACAACTCCCGCGTCAACCTCGAATGGCGCGAGTCCTTCAAGAACCAGACCTTCGAGAGCGCCTCGTACGACTACGCCCTCCTGGCGGTCCCCTTCTCCATCATCCGCAAGTGGCGCCTCCCCTCGCTGCCCCTGACCATCTCCAACGCCATCAAGGAGCTGCCCTACACCAGCGCCTGCAAGGTTGCCCTCGAGTTCTCGGAGCGGTTCTGGGAGCACTACGAAAAccccatcgtcggcggctgcAGCACCACCTCGGACATCCCCGGCATCGGCTCCACTTGCTACCCCTCGTACAACATCAACGGCACCGGCCCGGCCACCATGCTGGCCTCGTACATCTCGGGCGACTGGGGCCACCGGTGGGCCTCCGtctcggaggaggagcacgTCCAGTACGTGCTCGACGCCATGGTCGAGATCCACGGCGAGAACACGAGGGATCTGTACACGGGCAAGTACAACCGCCGCTGCTGGGTCCTTGACCCGCTCGAGAGCGGCAGCTGGGTGagccccgtcgccggccagcaCCAGCTCTACATCCCCGAGTACTTCAAGACGTACAACAAC ATGATCTTCATTGGAGAACACACCTCCTACACACACGCCTGGATCTCTTCGGCTCTCGACTCGGGCATCCGCGGCGCCGTTcagctgctcctcgagctcgggcTCGTGGATGAGGCCAAGGCTGCCGTCAACAAGTGGATGGCCAGGTGGATCGACATT ACGAGCAACCATTACATCCAACGGCTGTCTTCCAAGTCCAACATCCGGAACCACCTTTGGCCAGATCTGCACTCGTAG